A single genomic interval of Dyella sp. GSA-30 harbors:
- a CDS encoding cob(I)yrinic acid a,c-diamide adenosyltransferase, producing MGNRLSKIYTRTGDDGSTGLGDGSRVGKDSLRVAAYGTVDELNSTIGMVLASDGVDDEVREVLTQVQHDLFDLGGELCIPGMAMIEDADIDRLEQVLDRFNDPLPPLKDFILPGGGMAASCCHLARTVCRRAEREVIALGREEDIRPQAQRYLNRLSDLLFVLCRVLARASGHGEVLWQHERRRKPKAG from the coding sequence GTGGGCAATCGACTTTCCAAGATCTATACGCGCACCGGCGATGACGGCAGCACCGGCCTGGGCGACGGCTCCCGCGTCGGCAAGGACTCGCTGCGCGTTGCCGCCTACGGCACCGTGGACGAGCTCAACAGCACGATCGGCATGGTGCTGGCCAGCGATGGCGTCGACGACGAGGTGCGCGAGGTACTCACCCAGGTGCAGCACGACCTGTTCGACCTCGGCGGCGAGCTGTGCATTCCCGGCATGGCGATGATCGAAGACGCCGATATCGATCGCCTGGAACAGGTGCTCGACCGCTTCAACGACCCGTTGCCCCCGCTGAAAGACTTCATCCTGCCCGGCGGCGGGATGGCGGCCTCGTGCTGCCATCTGGCTCGCACGGTGTGCCGTCGTGCCGAGCGCGAGGTGATTGCGCTGGGCCGCGAAGAAGACATCCGTCCGCAGGCGCAGCGTTATCTCAATCGCCTTTCCGACCTGCTGTTTGTGTTGTGCCGGGTGCTGGCGCGCGCCAGCGGCCATGGCGAAGTGCTGTGGCAGCACGAACGCCGTCGCAAACCCAAAGCCGGGTAA
- a CDS encoding UbiH/UbiF/VisC/COQ6 family ubiquinone biosynthesis hydroxylase codes for MNSSFRSDAARRRGPALDVAIVGGGMVGAAAALSLARAGFATALLEAREPAAWKISDEVDLRVVGLAPSSIVLLDELGVWPSIRDSRSGPYSHMHVWDAENGAAIDFDAADEDRQLLGYIVENNLVQWMLWQALEPAGVRRLCPAKVHGFEVREDRVQLELVDAEPVAARLLVAADGAGSPLRDMAGITTRGRDYGQRAIVAHVHTERAHQNTAWQRFLPTGPLALLPLADGRSSIVWSLPEAEAQRVLALDDAAFLNELGMASDFRLGPILATTPRAAFPLKLQLAERYQSERFVLLGDAAHAVHPLAGQGVNLGLRDVTELRDTLRVARDAGRDIAAEHVLRRYARRRRSADTLDALGFDALARVYAWQAPPSVAARGLGVRLLDRLGPLKRRIAAHAAGR; via the coding sequence ATGAACAGCAGTTTCCGCAGTGATGCCGCGCGACGCCGTGGTCCGGCACTGGATGTCGCCATTGTCGGCGGCGGTATGGTGGGTGCGGCTGCGGCCTTGAGTCTGGCCCGTGCCGGTTTTGCCACCGCCTTGCTGGAAGCGCGTGAGCCGGCAGCGTGGAAAATAAGCGACGAAGTCGATCTGCGTGTCGTCGGTCTGGCCCCTTCGTCCATCGTCTTGCTCGACGAACTGGGCGTATGGCCATCCATTCGCGATTCACGCAGCGGCCCTTACTCGCACATGCATGTATGGGATGCCGAAAACGGCGCGGCGATCGATTTCGACGCAGCCGACGAAGATCGCCAACTGCTCGGCTATATCGTCGAGAACAATCTTGTGCAGTGGATGCTCTGGCAGGCATTGGAGCCGGCCGGCGTACGCCGCCTGTGTCCGGCCAAGGTGCACGGCTTCGAGGTACGCGAGGATCGCGTGCAACTGGAACTGGTCGATGCCGAGCCGGTCGCTGCACGCTTGCTGGTTGCCGCCGATGGCGCCGGTTCGCCGCTGCGCGACATGGCCGGCATCACCACGCGAGGCCGCGACTACGGCCAGCGCGCCATCGTTGCCCATGTGCATACCGAACGGGCGCACCAGAACACCGCATGGCAGCGTTTTCTTCCGACCGGTCCGCTGGCGCTGTTGCCGCTGGCCGATGGTCGCAGCTCGATCGTCTGGTCCCTGCCCGAAGCCGAAGCGCAGCGCGTGCTGGCCCTGGATGACGCGGCATTTTTGAACGAGCTTGGCATGGCTAGCGATTTTCGCCTTGGGCCGATCCTGGCGACGACGCCGCGCGCGGCATTTCCTTTGAAATTGCAGCTCGCCGAACGCTATCAGTCCGAACGCTTCGTGCTGCTCGGCGACGCTGCCCATGCAGTGCATCCATTGGCCGGACAGGGCGTGAACCTGGGGCTGCGCGACGTCACCGAATTGCGCGACACCTTGCGCGTCGCGCGCGATGCCGGCCGGGATATCGCCGCCGAACACGTATTGCGCCGCTATGCGCGCCGCCGTCGCAGTGCCGACACGCTCGATGCGCTCGGTTTCGACGCGCTCGCTCGCGTCTACGCATGGCAGGCACCGCCAAGCGTGGCAGCGCGTGGTCTGGGCGTACGGTTGCTCGATCGCCTGGGGCCGCTGAAGCGGCGTATTGCGGCACACGCCGCAGGGCGTTGA
- a CDS encoding histone deacetylase family protein, translated as MLRLYTHPICLQHDPGLGHAESPARLRAVLDALDHDRFAALDRIEAPRATREQLARVHDAGHIDRILGSAPAEGTLRLDEDTLMSPASAEAALHAAGAAVAAVDAVMNGEGEHAFCAVRPPGHHATRDQAMGFCLFNNIAVAAAHAIHAYGLKRVAIADFDVHHGNGTQAIFEQDPRVLFVSSHQSPLYPDSGREDERGVGNIVNGLLSPGDGSYAFRELWGNVLLPRITGFKPQLLLISAGFDAHRDDPLADLHLGSEDYAWITERLVDLARLHAKGRIVSCLEGGYNLRALAASASAHIQSLQT; from the coding sequence GTGTTGCGCCTTTACACGCACCCGATCTGTTTGCAGCACGATCCGGGGCTTGGCCACGCTGAATCGCCGGCGCGGCTGCGCGCCGTACTCGATGCGCTCGACCATGATCGCTTCGCCGCACTGGATCGTATCGAGGCGCCACGCGCCACGCGTGAACAACTCGCTCGCGTACATGACGCCGGCCATATCGATCGCATTCTTGGCAGCGCGCCTGCCGAAGGCACGCTGCGGCTGGACGAAGACACCCTGATGTCGCCCGCGTCCGCCGAAGCCGCCCTGCACGCTGCCGGCGCTGCGGTGGCTGCCGTCGACGCGGTCATGAATGGCGAGGGCGAGCACGCCTTCTGTGCCGTGCGCCCACCGGGCCACCACGCCACCCGCGATCAGGCGATGGGTTTTTGCCTGTTCAACAATATTGCGGTGGCAGCCGCCCACGCTATTCACGCATACGGTCTGAAACGGGTCGCCATCGCCGACTTCGACGTTCACCATGGCAACGGCACGCAGGCCATCTTCGAGCAGGACCCCCGGGTGTTGTTCGTATCCAGCCACCAGTCTCCGCTGTACCCCGACTCCGGACGGGAAGACGAACGCGGCGTCGGCAACATCGTCAATGGACTGCTGTCGCCAGGCGATGGCTCATACGCCTTCCGCGAATTGTGGGGGAACGTGCTGCTGCCGCGCATAACAGGGTTCAAGCCGCAATTGCTGCTGATTTCGGCAGGCTTCGATGCCCATCGCGACGACCCTCTTGCCGACCTGCACCTCGGGAGCGAGGACTACGCATGGATCACCGAGCGCCTGGTCGATCTGGCTCGCCTGCATGCCAAGGGGCGCATCGTGTCGTGTCTCGAGGGCGGCTATAACCTTAGAGCACTGGCGGCAAGCGCCAGCGCTCATATTCAAAGCCTGCAGACCTGA
- the msrB gene encoding peptide-methionine (R)-S-oxide reductase MsrB gives MSDSKLNKTDAQWREELSPEQYAVCRCSATEPPFSGKWYEHKASGTYVCAACGAKLFESDTKYDSGSGWPSFYQAMDKAAVTLHQDESHGMRRVEVRCAQCDSHLGHVFPDGPKPTGMRYCINSVALDFTPES, from the coding sequence ATGAGCGATTCAAAACTGAACAAGACCGATGCCCAGTGGCGTGAGGAACTGAGCCCCGAGCAATACGCCGTCTGCCGTTGCTCGGCCACCGAGCCGCCTTTCAGCGGCAAATGGTATGAGCACAAGGCCTCAGGAACGTATGTTTGTGCGGCCTGCGGGGCCAAGTTATTCGAGTCCGATACCAAGTACGATTCCGGCTCTGGCTGGCCGAGCTTCTACCAGGCGATGGACAAAGCCGCCGTCACCCTCCATCAGGACGAAAGCCACGGCATGCGCCGGGTCGAGGTCCGCTGCGCCCAGTGCGATTCGCACCTGGGGCATGTATTTCCCGATGGTCCGAAGCCGACGGGTATGCGGTATTGCATCAATTCGGTGGCGTTGGATTTCACGCCCGAAAGCTGA
- a CDS encoding dienelactone hydrolase family protein gives MRMARLACLLLLAGCSFAAQAKMVHKPVEWTQDGTRFHSVLVYDDAVSAKRPGLVMVPNWYGVNDQALEKADGIAGKDYVILVTDMYGEKIRPTNDNEAMAAVKPLYGNRAEMRKRVNEALSQLKAQAKSAPIDLAHLAAIGFCFGGSTVLDLARSGADVAAIVSFHGALQTDDPSLAKNIKARVLVMNGADDKGTMPDADKFMDEMRSSPADWQFVVLGNAVHCFTEKGQNSPGCKYDERAAQRSYRLMRDWLHGAFAGTP, from the coding sequence ATGCGTATGGCTCGTTTAGCTTGTCTGTTGTTGCTGGCCGGTTGTTCCTTCGCCGCGCAGGCGAAGATGGTGCACAAGCCGGTCGAATGGACACAGGACGGTACGCGTTTCCACAGCGTGCTGGTGTATGACGATGCGGTCAGTGCCAAACGCCCTGGCCTGGTGATGGTGCCGAACTGGTATGGCGTGAACGATCAGGCCCTGGAAAAGGCCGATGGCATCGCTGGCAAGGACTACGTGATTCTCGTTACCGACATGTATGGCGAGAAGATTCGCCCGACCAACGACAACGAGGCGATGGCGGCGGTGAAGCCACTTTATGGCAATCGCGCCGAGATGCGTAAGCGTGTGAATGAGGCACTCAGTCAGCTCAAGGCGCAGGCCAAGAGCGCGCCGATCGATCTGGCGCATCTGGCGGCGATCGGTTTCTGCTTCGGTGGCTCGACCGTGCTCGATCTCGCGCGCAGCGGTGCCGATGTAGCGGCCATCGTGTCCTTCCATGGTGCCTTGCAGACCGACGATCCGTCGCTGGCCAAGAACATCAAGGCACGCGTGCTGGTCATGAACGGCGCCGACGACAAGGGCACCATGCCCGACGCGGACAAGTTCATGGACGAGATGCGTTCAAGCCCGGCCGATTGGCAGTTCGTCGTGCTCGGCAATGCGGTGCATTGCTTTACCGAGAAAGGTCAGAACTCGCCGGGTTGCAAATATGACGAGCGTGCGGCGCAGCGCAGCTATCGGCTGATGCGCGATTGGCTGCATGGGGCGTTTGCTGGTACGCCTTGA
- the ubiH gene encoding 2-octaprenyl-6-methoxyphenyl hydroxylase gives MHASDSPPFAAPVLIVGGGLVGASLAIALDTAGCAVTLVEAAAPRVDTQPSYDERNLALARATVNGLTSIGVWRHAADRATPIRHIHVSRSGEFGSVRMDAERQGVDALGWTLPARELGQALLRRLDECRHLTRLAPATLRSLQSQADGWLAHIDTPEGPRQLHAKLVVGADGTQSFVREQLDIPAESLDYEQTLFVCTVTPEREHGNRAFERFADNGPIALLPLAERRCGLVLTVPAEEADEVASMDDERFIALAQERFGWRLGRLSRPGKRYPYAIHRVAAERLVGARAVLVGNAAQTVHPIGAQGFNLGLRDALTLSELIAEAGDPGDAALLRRYAERRAEDREGTMAMSHGLVRLACLQQPLLGPLRSLAMLACDRLPPLQDLLARRGMGFRGQPPRAVLERLP, from the coding sequence ATGCATGCCTCGGACTCTCCCCCCTTTGCAGCCCCGGTCCTGATTGTCGGCGGCGGCCTGGTCGGCGCCAGCCTCGCCATCGCCCTGGACACGGCCGGTTGTGCGGTCACCCTGGTCGAAGCGGCCGCGCCGCGTGTCGATACCCAGCCCAGCTATGACGAGCGCAACCTCGCCTTGGCCCGGGCTACGGTCAACGGGCTGACGTCGATCGGCGTCTGGCGCCACGCGGCCGATCGCGCCACGCCGATCCGTCATATCCATGTCAGCCGCAGCGGTGAATTCGGCAGTGTGCGGATGGACGCCGAGCGCCAGGGCGTCGATGCGCTGGGCTGGACCCTGCCGGCACGCGAGCTCGGCCAGGCGTTATTGCGGCGGCTGGACGAATGCCGCCACCTGACCCGCCTGGCACCGGCCACGTTGCGTTCGCTCCAGTCGCAGGCCGATGGCTGGCTGGCACATATCGATACGCCGGAAGGTCCGCGCCAGTTGCATGCGAAGCTGGTGGTGGGTGCCGACGGCACACAGTCGTTCGTGCGCGAGCAATTGGACATTCCCGCCGAATCGCTCGATTACGAACAGACCTTGTTCGTTTGCACCGTCACGCCTGAGCGCGAACATGGAAACCGGGCCTTCGAACGCTTTGCCGACAACGGGCCGATTGCGTTGTTGCCGTTGGCCGAACGTCGCTGCGGACTGGTGTTGACGGTGCCGGCCGAGGAGGCCGATGAAGTGGCGTCGATGGACGACGAGCGTTTTATCGCACTCGCCCAAGAGCGCTTTGGCTGGCGTCTGGGCCGCCTGAGTCGTCCGGGCAAACGATACCCGTACGCGATCCATCGCGTTGCGGCCGAACGTCTGGTCGGCGCCCGCGCCGTATTGGTCGGCAATGCAGCGCAGACGGTGCATCCGATCGGCGCACAAGGCTTCAACCTGGGTTTGCGCGATGCGCTCACGCTTTCGGAACTGATTGCCGAAGCGGGCGACCCGGGCGATGCCGCTTTGCTGCGTCGTTACGCCGAACGCCGTGCGGAAGATCGCGAGGGCACCATGGCCATGAGTCATGGCTTGGTGCGTCTGGCCTGCCTGCAGCAGCCGTTGCTTGGTCCGTTGCGCTCGCTGGCGATGCTGGCATGCGATCGTCTGCCGCCACTGCAGGATCTGCTGGCGCGTCGGGGCATGGGTTTTCGTGGTCAACCGCCTCGCGCTGTATTGGAACGTCTGCCATGA
- a CDS encoding RICIN domain-containing protein, with protein sequence MDKRLVFAVLLGSSLTGALAQASSFAWSGTPGLTRSGAISATMSRGRLCIEVKDGSAENGATIQVAPCDASSAGQQWMAYDPLDTGEQYHLWSMASGACMQVQDGSPENGAGISQEECNGDWSQRWILKPWAQTGTPRFPGPMTIVNAATGKCLELSSLTPRPGQEVSLVQRTCASPVTIRGAFQVWSADSWF encoded by the coding sequence ATGGACAAACGCTTAGTTTTTGCTGTGCTTCTTGGTTCAAGCTTGACGGGGGCGCTTGCACAAGCGTCCTCTTTTGCCTGGTCGGGAACACCGGGGCTCACCCGGTCGGGCGCGATCAGCGCCACCATGAGTCGCGGTCGCCTTTGCATCGAGGTAAAGGATGGCAGCGCGGAAAATGGCGCGACCATACAAGTCGCGCCATGCGATGCGTCAAGCGCGGGTCAGCAATGGATGGCTTACGACCCGCTCGATACCGGTGAGCAATATCATCTTTGGTCGATGGCGTCCGGCGCGTGCATGCAGGTTCAGGATGGTTCGCCCGAGAACGGCGCAGGCATCAGCCAGGAGGAGTGCAACGGCGACTGGTCACAACGCTGGATCCTCAAGCCCTGGGCTCAAACAGGTACGCCGCGCTTCCCGGGCCCGATGACGATCGTCAACGCCGCCACCGGAAAATGCCTGGAGCTCTCGTCGCTCACTCCGCGGCCAGGTCAGGAAGTGTCCCTTGTCCAGCGCACCTGTGCTTCTCCGGTGACCATTCGGGGTGCGTTTCAGGTCTGGTCGGCAGATAGCTGGTTCTGA